One Gemmatimonadota bacterium genomic window carries:
- a CDS encoding amidohydrolase has product MRIAPWLALLSAALPSIATSQSLENLGSGVRQYVSVDAPVVALTHVQLIDGTGTAPRADQTIVLERGKISWVGPAAGAKIPAGARVMDLTGHTVIPGLVGLHNHTFYYTLAPRAVQSNFTAPRLYLGAGVTTIRTTGSASPYAEINLKANIERGEIPGPRLFVTGPYLISPGPDMRLDLLGMHELSGPEQARKVVDYWAEEGATWLKVYNQLQVATLAAITDQAHKRGLKVTGHLCSVGFRDAIAAGIDALEHGLMTNSEYLPNKQPDLCPAGIRDVYVKLDIANDPRIKATFADMAARKVAMTSTLAVYESGTAGRPWGDDPRLWDALAPDSKAEEEARHRGVEAAGHSEIAQQALKKSMEYEVAFFRAGGLLGAGVDPAWNVPAGIGDHRNYELLVEAGLTPAEAIQVMSLNGATVLGIADRLGSIAVGKTADLAVIAGDPVSKPADIRKVTVVFRDGIGYDSAKLYASVKGLVGIR; this is encoded by the coding sequence ATGCGAATCGCTCCCTGGCTCGCGCTCCTCAGCGCCGCGCTCCCGTCCATCGCCACCTCACAGTCTCTCGAGAACCTGGGATCGGGCGTCCGCCAGTACGTCTCGGTCGACGCCCCGGTCGTGGCCCTGACCCACGTGCAACTGATCGATGGCACCGGGACGGCACCCCGCGCCGATCAGACCATCGTGCTCGAGCGGGGCAAGATCAGCTGGGTCGGACCGGCCGCCGGTGCCAAGATCCCCGCCGGCGCCCGAGTCATGGATCTCACCGGCCACACCGTGATCCCCGGCCTGGTCGGGCTCCACAATCACACCTTCTACTACACGCTCGCGCCCCGCGCCGTGCAGTCGAACTTCACGGCACCCCGTCTTTACCTCGGCGCGGGGGTCACCACCATCCGGACCACCGGCAGCGCGTCGCCCTATGCGGAGATCAACCTCAAAGCCAACATCGAACGCGGCGAGATCCCCGGCCCCCGGCTCTTCGTCACCGGACCGTACCTGATCAGTCCCGGACCCGACATGCGTCTCGACCTCCTCGGCATGCACGAGCTGTCGGGTCCCGAGCAGGCCCGCAAAGTCGTCGACTACTGGGCCGAAGAAGGGGCCACCTGGCTCAAGGTCTACAACCAGCTCCAGGTGGCGACGCTCGCGGCGATCACCGACCAGGCCCACAAGCGCGGGCTCAAGGTGACCGGGCACCTCTGCTCGGTGGGTTTCCGGGACGCGATTGCCGCGGGGATCGACGCCCTCGAACACGGCCTGATGACCAACTCCGAATACCTGCCGAACAAGCAGCCCGATCTCTGTCCCGCGGGCATCCGTGACGTCTATGTGAAGCTCGACATTGCCAACGATCCGCGGATCAAAGCCACCTTCGCCGACATGGCCGCCCGCAAGGTGGCCATGACCTCGACTCTTGCCGTGTACGAATCAGGGACTGCCGGACGGCCCTGGGGCGACGACCCGCGGCTCTGGGACGCGCTTGCGCCCGACTCGAAGGCCGAGGAAGAGGCCCGCCATCGCGGCGTCGAGGCCGCCGGCCATTCCGAGATAGCGCAGCAGGCGCTCAAGAAGTCCATGGAGTACGAGGTGGCGTTCTTCCGGGCCGGCGGCCTGCTCGGCGCCGGCGTCGACCCCGCGTGGAATGTGCCGGCGGGGATCGGCGACCACCGGAACTATGAATTGCTGGTCGAGGCCGGGCTCACCCCGGCCGAGGCGATCCAGGTCATGTCGCTCAACGGGGCCACGGTCCTGGGAATCGCCGATCGGTTGGGTTCGATAGCGGTCGGCAAGACCGCCGACCTCGCGGTGATCGCCGGAGATCCGGTGAGCAAGCCCGCCGACATTCGGAAAGTCACCGTGGTCTTCCGCGACGGCATCGGCTACGACAGCGCCAAACTCTATGCCTCGGTCAAGGGGCTCGTCGGCATTCGATAG
- a CDS encoding GNAT family N-acetyltransferase, with protein sequence MIRRAGVSDASVLAELAARTFADSFGADNRPEDLKVHLESSYGRAQQAAELADPDVRTVLAYRDHQLIGFAQVRRKSAPACVVAAEPVELHRFYLVRSVQGTGAAMPLMLAAREAAQELGGHHLWLGVWERNPRAIAFYLKAGFAKIGSHDFLVGSDRQTDWVLLAPLLADG encoded by the coding sequence ATGATTCGGCGCGCAGGCGTCTCCGACGCGTCGGTACTGGCGGAACTGGCGGCGCGCACGTTCGCCGATAGTTTTGGCGCGGACAACCGCCCCGAAGACCTCAAGGTCCACCTGGAGTCATCCTATGGCAGGGCCCAGCAGGCCGCTGAGCTAGCCGACCCCGACGTCCGAACCGTGCTCGCGTACCGGGACCACCAACTCATCGGTTTCGCCCAAGTGCGCCGCAAGTCGGCGCCGGCGTGCGTGGTGGCCGCCGAACCGGTTGAACTCCATCGTTTCTACCTGGTTCGCTCCGTGCAGGGAACCGGAGCGGCGATGCCGCTGATGCTCGCGGCGCGCGAGGCGGCCCAAGAACTCGGTGGCCATCACTTGTGGCTCGGTGTCTGGGAGCGAAACCCGCGAGCGATCGCCTTTTATCTGAAGGCCGGGTTCGCGAAAATCGGGAGTCATGACTTCTTAGTGGGGAGCGACCGGCAAACCGACTGGGTACTCCTCGCCCCGCTCTTGGCGGATGGCTGA
- a CDS encoding M20/M25/M40 family metallo-hydrolase: protein MPEPRPTMRAYLRSWSRGVLAHSLVLTTVGVLSYTSFQLTGGFGTSILVATAGLALGRRLLLRAVAGIVAKAAPAEGESRLIATATDPAFTGGILGLGPTAQTLLPERWLAREFREDLSVETVRRQWQINNGLPLRTFLVVLGWNLLGGWAGSTAFALAARTPAEALVGYACWMTLWAFGGLLILPALSRPAVFAADRAALDAGHDPRRWIARFPNLVGEDGSPSAAVQAIFYPIPSARWRLDRPLKTNEVTAAYFKQMAKTETWAVRADLERVAAGSREAMLRVARSSTSWNATLRTTCVATMLEGGHAMNALPQLAAATINCRVLPEDEPDYVEAALRKVVADSAVAISRVNALGRGPASPLRPDVMSAVSEITTAMWPGVVTVPIMVMGATDGRLLRSAGIPTYGVQGFFFDRDDIRFHGRDERIRVQSFFEGHAFLYQLVKQLAGAKPIS from the coding sequence ATGCCGGAGCCGCGCCCGACGATGAGGGCCTACCTCCGTTCCTGGTCGCGCGGCGTATTGGCGCACAGCCTGGTGCTGACCACGGTCGGGGTTCTCAGCTACACCAGCTTCCAGCTCACCGGTGGATTCGGAACGTCGATCCTCGTCGCGACCGCCGGTTTGGCGCTCGGTCGGCGGCTCCTGCTCCGCGCGGTGGCCGGGATCGTAGCCAAGGCAGCCCCCGCCGAAGGCGAATCACGGCTGATCGCGACCGCCACGGACCCGGCATTCACCGGCGGGATCCTCGGGCTCGGCCCAACCGCGCAAACCCTGCTTCCCGAACGCTGGTTGGCGAGAGAGTTCAGGGAAGACCTCTCCGTGGAAACCGTCCGGCGTCAATGGCAGATCAACAACGGGTTGCCCCTCCGGACTTTCCTCGTGGTCTTGGGTTGGAATCTCCTGGGCGGCTGGGCCGGCTCGACGGCTTTCGCGTTGGCCGCCCGAACTCCGGCGGAAGCGCTGGTCGGCTACGCCTGTTGGATGACCCTCTGGGCGTTCGGGGGCCTGTTGATCCTGCCGGCCCTGAGCCGCCCGGCGGTGTTCGCCGCCGACCGTGCCGCCCTCGATGCCGGTCATGACCCCCGGCGTTGGATTGCGCGGTTTCCGAACCTGGTCGGCGAAGATGGGAGCCCAAGCGCAGCGGTCCAGGCGATCTTCTACCCGATTCCTTCGGCCCGTTGGCGGCTCGACCGACCCTTGAAGACGAACGAAGTCACCGCCGCGTACTTCAAGCAGATGGCCAAGACCGAGACCTGGGCCGTCCGAGCCGATCTCGAGCGGGTGGCGGCGGGATCACGCGAGGCGATGCTCCGAGTGGCCCGGTCGTCGACGTCGTGGAATGCCACCCTCCGCACCACCTGTGTGGCGACGATGCTCGAGGGCGGCCATGCGATGAACGCGCTGCCCCAGTTGGCGGCCGCGACGATCAATTGCCGAGTCCTTCCGGAGGACGAGCCGGACTACGTCGAGGCCGCCCTCCGTAAGGTCGTCGCCGATTCGGCGGTTGCCATCAGCCGCGTCAACGCGCTGGGCCGCGGGCCGGCCTCGCCGCTCCGGCCGGACGTGATGAGCGCCGTATCCGAGATCACCACCGCGATGTGGCCCGGCGTCGTCACGGTGCCGATCATGGTCATGGGCGCGACCGACGGCCGCCTGCTCCGATCAGCCGGGATCCCGACGTATGGGGTGCAAGGGTTCTTCTTCGACCGGGACGACATCCGCTTCCACGGCCGAGACGAACGGATCCGGGTGCAGTCGTTTTTCGAGGGGCACGCGTTTCTCTACCAGCTGGTGAAACAGTTGGCTGGCGCGAAGCCGATCTCGTGA